A window of the Longimicrobiaceae bacterium genome harbors these coding sequences:
- a CDS encoding MFS transporter → MITAFMDMVGLLMVIPLLPFYAVELGGSGMIVGVLVSAYSVAQLLSAPFWGRVSDRRGRRPALLIGLTFSVLAYVIFSYATSLWLLLLSRVVQGAGGGTVGVIQAYVADASEPEHRARSLGWISAATNLGVAIGPVLGSATYAWGREAPGLVAAALCLFNIGFAWRFLRESHDVRSRPEGTRQRRSVEAIWGVIRNSREPASRLIWIYAIAMGSFQAMTAILALFLAYRFEVTEQTIGYFFMYIGTISVLTRAGILGPLVDRVGEARLSRIGIVLLATGLATIPLTYGYVPLALAVALVPLGTAFTFPCITSLLSRIIERHERGLYMGVQQTFGGVARVLGPLWAGWAYDHLGVGVPFWTGAVLVIATLLLGTGMKNYVRPKEAVAHQVA, encoded by the coding sequence ATGATCACGGCGTTCATGGACATGGTGGGATTGTTGATGGTCATCCCACTGCTTCCGTTCTACGCCGTGGAGCTCGGCGGTAGCGGGATGATCGTCGGGGTGCTCGTCTCCGCGTATTCCGTCGCGCAGCTCCTGAGCGCCCCTTTCTGGGGGCGGGTCTCGGACCGGCGCGGGCGGCGTCCCGCCCTGCTGATCGGCCTGACCTTCTCCGTACTGGCGTATGTGATCTTCAGCTACGCGACATCGCTGTGGCTGCTGCTCCTCTCGCGTGTGGTGCAGGGTGCGGGAGGAGGGACGGTGGGGGTGATCCAGGCGTACGTGGCGGACGCAAGCGAGCCCGAGCACCGGGCGCGCAGCCTCGGCTGGATCTCAGCCGCAACCAACCTCGGCGTGGCCATCGGCCCCGTGCTGGGGTCCGCCACCTATGCCTGGGGCCGCGAGGCACCCGGTCTGGTGGCAGCAGCTCTCTGCCTGTTCAACATCGGCTTCGCCTGGCGCTTCCTCCGGGAGTCCCACGATGTCCGCTCCCGCCCGGAGGGGACGCGCCAGCGTCGCTCCGTCGAGGCCATCTGGGGGGTCATCCGGAACAGCCGGGAGCCCGCCTCCCGCCTGATCTGGATCTACGCGATCGCCATGGGCTCGTTCCAGGCGATGACGGCCATACTGGCCCTCTTCCTGGCGTATCGCTTCGAGGTCACGGAGCAGACGATCGGGTACTTCTTCATGTACATCGGCACGATCTCCGTCCTCACGCGGGCCGGCATTCTCGGCCCGCTGGTGGACAGGGTGGGGGAGGCGCGTCTCTCCCGGATCGGCATCGTCTTGCTGGCGACCGGCCTGGCCACGATTCCCCTGACCTATGGGTACGTCCCGCTTGCTCTCGCGGTGGCGCTGGTGCCGCTGGGTACCGCGTTCACCTTCCCCTGCATCACCTCGCTCCTCTCCCGCATCATCGAGCGGCACGAGCGCGGACTCTACATGGGGGTTCAGCAGACATTTGGCGGAGTGGCGCGCGTGCTCGGCCCGCTATGGGCCGGTTGGGCGTACGATCACCTCGGTGTGGGCGTACCCTTCTGGACCGGAGCGGTGCTGGTGATCGCCACCCTTCTTCTCGGGACGGGCATGAAGAACTACGTTCGCCCGAAGGAAGCAGTGGCCCACCAGGTCGCCTGA
- a CDS encoding YhcH/YjgK/YiaL family protein: MIFDTLANRAHYDHLHPRLRLGFDFLEAFDPNSPDGRFPIEGERVFALVQSYETGPSADRRFEIHRRYIDLQYVVAGRERILRAPGEGLEVEVPYDEERDAEFYHDPPASSSVLLIPGDFAILFPGEAHKNGCMAGARDPVRKIVIKIEAGG; the protein is encoded by the coding sequence ATGATCTTCGACACGCTGGCGAACCGCGCCCACTACGACCACCTGCATCCCCGCCTTCGTCTGGGGTTCGACTTCCTGGAGGCGTTCGACCCGAACTCTCCCGACGGCCGCTTTCCTATTGAAGGAGAGCGGGTCTTCGCGCTGGTGCAGAGCTATGAGACGGGCCCCTCCGCCGACCGCAGGTTCGAGATTCACCGTCGCTATATCGACCTCCAGTACGTGGTCGCGGGGCGGGAGCGGATCCTGCGGGCTCCGGGTGAGGGGCTGGAGGTGGAAGTGCCGTACGACGAGGAGCGCGACGCGGAGTTCTACCACGATCCGCCGGCCAGCAGCTCGGTGCTCCTGATCCCGGGTGATTTCGCCATCCTTTTCCCGGGCGAGGCCCACAAGAACGGGTGCATGGCCGGGGCGCGCGATCCGGTGAGGAAGATCGTGATCAAGATCGAGGCTGGTGGGTGA
- a CDS encoding fibronectin type III domain-containing protein: MLNLPEPPTGIVATAVSPTRIDVTWEDTSDTEWSFRVNRQVLRDDGFRDWQYLGATSDGGLA; the protein is encoded by the coding sequence GTGCTCAACCTTCCCGAACCACCGACCGGGATCGTGGCGACGGCGGTTTCACCGACCCGAATCGACGTCACCTGGGAGGACACGAGCGACACCGAGTGGTCGTTCCGCGTGAACCGCCAGGTCCTCCGGGACGACGGGTTCAGGGACTGGCAGTACCTCGGGGCGACGTCCGACGGAGGGCTAGCTTGA
- a CDS encoding dipeptidase translates to MKRRHVRSTALLVVLALGGCATGREVELSPADPVATALRALWATPVIDGHNDFPSQVLERGGSLDVVDLARPQPFLHTDLLRLREGHVGAQFWSAYVSTDSMENGALRHALREIDMVHRMVERYPDLQWARTADDIVAAQSNGRIASLIGVEGGHAIEGSLSALRLFYALGVRYMTLTHGRTTDWADSGTDEPRHGGLSPFGEAVVREMNRLGMFVDLSHTSPETMRDALRVSRAPVIFSHSSARAVTDHPRNVPDDVLRELARNGGVVMVTFVPEFVNVSGHATLGDVADHIDHIREVAGIDHIGIGGDFDGISSVPVGLEDVSSYPALFAELARRGYTVEELRKIAGLNLLRAMREMEATARRLRQVEHPHLVDMAS, encoded by the coding sequence ATGAAAAGACGTCACGTTCGCTCGACGGCGCTGCTGGTCGTCCTGGCTCTGGGAGGTTGCGCGACCGGCCGCGAGGTGGAACTCAGTCCGGCGGACCCCGTCGCGACCGCGCTGAGGGCGCTTTGGGCAACCCCGGTGATCGACGGCCACAACGACTTCCCTTCGCAGGTGCTGGAGCGGGGCGGCAGCCTCGACGTGGTGGACCTGGCACGCCCGCAGCCGTTTCTGCACACCGACCTGCTGCGGCTGCGAGAGGGTCATGTGGGTGCGCAGTTCTGGTCGGCGTACGTCAGCACCGATTCAATGGAGAATGGAGCGCTACGCCACGCCCTGCGCGAGATCGACATGGTCCACCGGATGGTCGAGCGCTATCCCGACCTACAATGGGCGCGAACGGCCGACGACATCGTCGCAGCGCAGAGCAACGGGCGGATTGCCTCTCTCATCGGGGTCGAAGGAGGGCACGCGATCGAGGGCTCGCTCTCGGCGCTTCGCCTCTTCTACGCGCTGGGCGTGCGGTACATGACGCTGACCCACGGCCGAACGACCGACTGGGCCGACTCCGGCACCGACGAGCCGCGGCACGGCGGCCTATCTCCGTTCGGAGAGGCCGTGGTCCGGGAGATGAATCGGCTTGGGATGTTCGTCGACCTCAGTCACACCAGTCCGGAGACCATGCGGGATGCGCTACGGGTGAGCCGCGCCCCTGTCATCTTCTCACATTCTTCGGCCCGCGCTGTGACGGACCACCCGCGCAACGTGCCCGACGATGTTCTGCGGGAGCTCGCCCGTAACGGCGGGGTGGTGATGGTCACCTTCGTCCCGGAGTTCGTCAACGTGAGCGGGCACGCGACCCTCGGCGACGTCGCCGATCACATCGACCATATCCGCGAGGTAGCCGGCATCGACCACATCGGGATCGGGGGAGATTTCGACGGTATCAGCTCGGTGCCGGTCGGGTTGGAGGACGTGAGCAGCTATCCGGCACTCTTTGCGGAGCTCGCCCGCCGCGGATACACCGTCGAGGAGCTGCGCAAGATCGCCGGGTTGAATCTGCTGCGGGCGATGCGCGAGATGGAAGCGACCGCGCGTAGGCTGCGGCAGGTCGAGCATCCGCACCTTGTCGACATGGCTTCGTGA